The following coding sequences are from one Odontesthes bonariensis isolate fOdoBon6 chromosome 10, fOdoBon6.hap1, whole genome shotgun sequence window:
- the LOC142390493 gene encoding ladderlectin-like — MASGFNLVFFGFISSLLIVQCRSVQKEDDEPVPPACSPGCPPGWTQFGSRCFIFYHTTKTWVDAEHFCMSIGGNLASVHSADESLFLSDLVKRVTGSLPHTWVGGFDAVADRKWMWSDGSQFNYIRWYTGEPNNHGGRREPCIEINFGGTYWNDEPCNHGRPFICGKKL; from the exons ATGGCTTCAGGTTTTAACTTGGTTTTCTTCGGCTTCATCAGCAGCCTCTTGATTGTTCAGTGT AGATCTGTCCAGAAAGAAGATGATGAGCCAG TTCCTCCTGCCTGTTCCCCTGGCTGTCCTCCTGGATGGACGCAGTTCGGCTCTCGCTGTTTCATTTTCTACCACACAACAAAGACTTGGGTTGATGCAGAG CATTTTTGCATGTCTATTGGTGGGAATCTGGCTTCAGTCCACTCTGCTGATGAGAGCCTCTTCCTCAGTGACCTGGTTAAGAGAGTGACCGGCTCTCTTCCCCACACCTGGGTTGGAGGTTTTGATGCAGTCGCA GACAGAAAGTGGATGTGGAGTGATGGATCACAATTTAATTACATCCGCTGGTATACAGGAGAGCCAAACAACCATGGAGGAAGAAGAGAGCCATGTATTGAGATCAATTTCGGAG GAACATACTGGAACGATGAACCATGCAACCATGGAAGACCTTTCATTTGTGGCAAGAAGCTGTGA